The genomic segment TATCGGTGTGGCTGTTAAATAATttaaacaatgataataaataaagaaaatagaaaagaataaaaagaagGATACTATTGCTAATTAAAAAGAGCTGCGTTGGTCTGCATAAGCGGAATAACGACCCTATTAGAGACGAAATAACGACCCTATTAGAGACGAAATAACGACCCTAATAGAGACGAAATAACGACCCTACTAGAGAGACGATATAACAACCCTATTAGGGACGATAGAACGACCCTATTAGAGACGATATAACAAGCTAAAACGACCCTTATAGAGACGATATAACGACCCCAATAGAGACGACATAACAACCCTAATAGAGACGATATAACGACCCTATTAAAGACGATATAACGACCCTATAAGAGACGTTATAAAGACGATATAACGACCGATATTGAGTTCTGCCGATGTATAGTAAAGATGACGCACATTTATCTACAGCCGCGGCATTTACTAAACGAATAAAACTGGATCCCTTACCCTTAGATTAGCTGAAAAGTGTTTCGTCTGATGTGCCATACCTGTGGTTAGTTTCTTGCAAATATAACCAGGTCTAGTCCTGCTGCACTCTTCATTTGAAAATCCACTGGCACTAAGATATACGCACGGGTATGTGCCAGTATCCGAGTTGTAGATGCTAGTCCATAGGAAAAAGGATGCGCCTTCCCCGCTAGGATATCTCCACGCACCATCGAAGTAGCGCAAACCGATGTAGTAGCCTGAAAAACAGACATGATATAACGTGTGGTCATAAGCAAGGGAAAATTCCTTGGCACAGTATATTTgcatatagtgttggtttgagaaaaatacaaactacataggtttccctacaggtctgtttcgtggttgcccactcatcaggggatttaatgagaatattcctaccatcgtatatatactattaacattgaaatttacatgaTAATAGACTGacagttttagctaaggcggtaagaggaacaatggtgagttacattaaatatgcggggcgaaagctaacagtgcggaacgtgtgaaaaattgatagcgcgaaaatttaacggtgacgggattaacagttctaattgtttcgtagcagggctttgtttctgtggcggcacgaggacacgagttcattgcgtttattcagagttgatagtttgggttggcagatgatcgtcagcttttccttgaggcagaggttgcaacgcttagtggtactgttgtaggtggagtgggaagaaagaatgcgccatgaaataaagtactcaatcatgctgtccttgagagtccagacgtgtttgctgagttcggtggagtttctgtgtttggcgtgtcggaatgatgcggtgtggtttctgtacctggtcttgaagctgttttcagtgagcccgacgtatgtttccgaggtgttgttgtcttttcgagttacggtagcttggtagataacagatgtctgtaggcagtttccgtctagagggcaggtgtctttctgtcggcagttgcatgtcttgttgttggtagtggtaggggcggagcTGGCGATCTCGGTAGCCGAcgatgcggtgatgatgcgcttgttgtggttgtcgatgatctgtttggtgttgttcatgcagctgtaactgattttgatggtgtttctgttgaagattttacggaggtggttgtctttcgggaagtgcttgtctatcagggtgaggaatctgtggccgatgttggtgctggtgttcttgctgaagggcgggttgtaccataggatgttgttgcgtttgcAGGTTTTACGGTTGGTTACGGTGTTGGGTTCGTAGCGTAGCGTGTAGTTGTATCCGctatcgtcgagtgctttctggtaaggtggcgcggtctggtcaaaggaggcttggtctgaagatagggcagataggcgtctgttgataccagcagggatgttcttggtgatggagggcgggtggttgctctcacggtggacatattgtagcgaggagtccggctttgtataaggctggtgtgcattacgttttaggtcgagggtgacgtctaggaaattgacaacttgtttgtttgcctcaatggtgattcggagtccgttgttgttgaagatgcggcatagttccttttttaggttttcggtGGCTCTGGGTGTGGCGTTGGTGATATAAATATTAAAGCTGTTAAGACAAAATTGATCCCTAAGCGTCTTACTGAATTATAGACATAGAATAGCCGGGGAGTGGGCTCTTTAATCAATAACAACAGGACTTGAATACTAGATGTCGTCAGGATAGAGATGGAGGGGACTTTAAATGTGTTTGGTTCAAGTGGTATTTCGATTTAGAAATTTGCTTCGACCACAGCCTAAATGACAAAATGTGCAATTTAGGGGtgtaagaattgctgttgaccacatCCAAATTgattacaatacaatacaataatctttatttttgGAGGGTTACTTTTTACAGGGAAGGTTTTCTAACAAATGGCCCTACATTTAGTGGCTATACATTCAGTGTATAAGGCCTGACACATcacgcactataaaaggggcGCACCTTAACGCGAGCATTCTAAATAGGGGAGCTTTCTCTTTCGGGTTTCGCCTTTATCCGATAGTGACAAACTCATCTTTATACCAAGTCCGCCAAGTCACGCCTGTCCCTCGCTTATTACATTTCTTTAACAGAGTAACAGTGTAGCGTGCGTTTGAAAGTCACTTGTATATCTTTGAACAGTTATTAAGTTCATTCATACCTTTATTAGCGCTCATAAGACCAGTTAAGAATTCACGTTCAATTTCGTCTCTTATATCAACCAGTTGACTTTCAAGTTCTGCACACGCCTGAGTCGCTTGATCATGAGTAACCCTCGCAGTGTCTACGAAGGCTAGATAACAGTGATTACGGAATGACCTCCAACCCTCCTGGCAATGAACAGCTAAaaccaaaagacaaaaataaaaaaaacaatatgaaCAGAGGCGTagccgcccccccccccccttctagcagccaaaaatagaCATTATCTAATTTAcagaagaaaatgccttgaaagggccttttgggttcccttctgttaaaaaaatcctggctatgccgcTGTTTAAAATATAGAAAAGAAAACGAAGACTCTTGTAGTCATACAGAAGACTGGAGGGATCCGTTTTCGATTGCAAGAATACTAAAAAAAGACAGCACCGTTTGCAATAATTCTAAAAAAAGACAGCACAGCGTATCTTAATAAGAAGACAAGAAGatcgtgataaaaaaaaaaaactgaagagATCCTTCAGGGATACTACCAACTATTTTACGAATGTTTTTTCCCCACTGTATATAAATCTAAGGTCTCGCAGATTTCGAATGAAAAGACACAAAAAGGACACCTGGTGAATACCAGATTTCGCTCCATATCCTGTCATTGcatcctttttgtttttcaatgtCTTCCCCCAAAAAACTAGCCATTTTAGATGTTAGATTAAGGGGTGGAACAAGATACAACGATTGCGATACTTTACCCTTCTGTAGACCTATAATTCCAGCCTGCATGCACCAATTTTGATTTAATGGCCCTGTCTTGGGGTGTATCTTGACGTGACGAGCCTTCATCACTTTGCTCAACATTATGGTCACTTCTATTTCCCCTGTAGACTGTAGTGCTTCAATGACCTTGGAAAGAAGGAGGAAgttaattatgttttttttaggtttcCCCTCTGCGTTTACCCCACCATTGTCAATTTTCAAGCTATAGTCATTGCATGCACTGAATAAATTTTTTATATACAGCAAAAATTGTCATAAGAATCAGTCAGTCTTGTTTAGAAaaatgtcgtttttctaagctcgctcggtcatttccttataaggcattacataccatatttgtgagtccgcttcaatcagGTTTTTATAGCTCTAGAACTTTGTAAGTCGGAAATTTCAACGtgaacttgcaggaattcgtggtttactacgattttgctgacagccatcttggaaatggagctAAGTCCATTTCCAAGgtttcccgcgcgctcgccccaggctcttttagaccatttagaaaaaagacagccacagccattgattgatatgattCATAGTAGATCCACCTCTTTTTGGATTAAAATAAGTGAAAGGAACTAAAAAGCTACAAATTTGTTGCCTGTAATTTCCAAGATGGATCCCCCTCGGGAAATCCCGTATCCACCCTGGCATATAAGCACCCTCTAATTGGGATACCATTCGGCCTTATCAAGGAAgcttgtttaaaaaaaggattgcTTTCTTTTAACCTAGCAGTCATTTCCTTTGGTAAATGATTTTCACGCCCCTCTTCCCCTTTTGCAGTCTCCCCTGTACCGCCTTTTTTACCTTAGGTGTCGAGCCTCCATCCTCGCTCAAAAACTTCCACTGGCTGCCATCAGTACTGTACTCCAAATTGAGAGTTTTGACAAACTCTTTGTTGGCATCCCTGCGGTGTATGACAATTCCCATGACAACCATCACGTGACCTAGATCAACACCCCACCAGCTGGTGGCTCCTGGTACACTAGGGCACCAGCCTCCACTCCCATAGTTTGAGTGAAGTTGACCATTTCTTGGGACATCTAATGAGTTGTAAGCGCTGGAAGCCGTGAAGGACGACGAGGGTAGGAACTTAGTCAGTTCTCCGACAGACGcttaaaacaaaatcattAGCCAGCGATAAATAAACGATGTCAGAAGCATTTTAAAAGTAACTTGGTTACATCCAATCCGGCTAGGGTTAGGAGCAAAGGTTATCGTAAACAGAGCTTTGCAGTGCCTCTGTCAGTCGCCTAGCAAAGTACTATAGTGTGtgaagcatccatttccatccgcTGATTTGTGGGAGCTGTTGCGATATTTTCCATCGAATTCAGTAAAAGAATCataatactttattttcagATAGTTACTTTATATAAGATTACTTTCAATAATTCGTTTTCCATAGatggaaaaaataacaagtgaGGGCTGGTAAGGGTGAAAGGCAGAGGAACTCAAACTCCCAAGTACCCGAACAACTTTCGATTTTTCTTAGACAGTATTTTTGGGCCTTGTAACCGCAGCGCAATATGTCCTTAATCTCCGAAGATACTCTTGTTGATCTATTGAATTACTTACCCATACCAAACGTGAATAGCTCCACCCGTAGTACAATATGATCCCGGTATGTTTGTGGAAGGAAGCGCAAAAAACGAGCATAAACAGGCGGCGAAAGGATATGATTCGCCACGATGTTCCAATGTGCATTGCCTAAAGGCTGAAAAAGATAAGGCAAGGAGTATACTGGAATTTATTAGCATGTTAGCAAAGGCAAAAGTGGAGAGATGTCTAAATCATTCGACTACGTTGGAATAAATTCGGTGTTTATAGCGTTTTCGCAAATTTTGAATGCTTTGATTAATACAAATGATTTCAACGAAATCCATTTGAACTGCAATATAATCGTTTTTAAAATTGTCAAACTAGGGTCGACTTGGGTCGCAACCTAGTCTTAGTATCAAAGAATTTTACTAAAATTAAATAAAGTTGGAAAGGAAAAATTCATAGCCAGAACGATAAAAACACTCGGGCTATGTCCTGCCACCAATCGATGTCATAGggtgtgggggtggggtgggggggcaaCATAACCACCCCACTCCCCAACATCCCACTCCAACCCCCCCTTCGTACGCCACTAGAAATGGCGCCAAACCAAATAACAGGAAATGGAGATGGACCTAGGAACGAGGTTGCAATACATGTAGACacgtagctaggggtgtagGCTCAATCACGCATGCGCGCACGTCCTATCCAGACCAATTAGTTTTTAAAACCTAGATAAAAGACTCGAAATTTGGATTTTCTACGTTGAATGTTAATAATGACGTTTCTTTGATTACAGGGCGTTACCGGACCTCTTATCAATAATTGAAAACGCATGACTCACTTTAGGTGAGGAGTCGCTTGGATATAGGCTCCACACTGCGCTGTTCATACCATGAGCCAAGTAGTACATTGTCGTGAATTGAATTGTATTAATACGGCCTTGAGTTGCAACCGCTGACAGGACTTGCCGCCGTTGAAGGTCAATTTGAAGCCACTGGTTTGTATCCAAGATATTTGCGCCCCAGAACTGATCATCCATATAATCTAAACGATTCAGACGTGCTCTTGAGGCAGGTATATTGCAACAGACGGTCGAGGCTGTGATTGATGAGTCGGGAATCCTTCCATCGTGTAGGCCAAGCGCATTAAACGGATCTGAAAGAATATAGAGGAGCTTAATGGAACATGGAGTAGTTTATATTCTATCTTCACCTTTAGATACAAAAATGTCCCATTAGGCATTGGCTAAATAACAATTACCTTAAATGATCTAAAAAAAGGGAGGGGTGTTGATTGAATTACGATGGTCTTAAGGGGGGCGTCCAATAaataggaggcgtttattagagaggggtgttcTTAACAAActataacaatataacaaacccaagtgcagtggggttctaaTCTCAGTCAGGATCGCGTTGAATTATAGCCTGCATAGTAAACGTTTCTTGACATTAGTCAAGTATCCCCTAGTAGAAGCCAAGCTCAGATATTAAGCGAGGAGGCAATTGAGTTAGATTTATATAACTGGAATTCCTAtttcgtttgtttttaagctagGAGGCAGAGTCAGAGGGGGCGTTTAATAGGGgtcgtttattagagaggggcgttcaatacaaacttgtaagcttaggggggaGCCTTCATTAGttaggaggcgttctttagataggaggcgtttattaaatCATTTACGGTAATCAATTTCTAAGAGAGCTTTCCGTTGAGAGCAAACGTTATTCAACTTTTTTGAGTCAACAGCAAAAGTTTATTACAATAAATTCACAGACAAGGCAAAACAAAGAAGTTAACTCGAAAGGTTCAGAGTTTAATGTGGGGCAAAACCCTGAGGATAAATGAGCTAAAAAGATAAAGTTTAAAATGATTTTGTGACACAAAGTTAATTAGTGATGATAcgtccccctccccttttcaCTTTCATGGAAAAATCCTTGAAATCACGTCGAATATATATTGTaactcccctcccctcacacCATATGGACAAATCCTTCGTAATTTATACCTGGTTCACATCCGTAGAGTTCGAGCCTCAAACACGGCATATTGTACCACGTGACCGGTTCGATCTTCATATGCTGTCCAGCGGTCGGCGGCTCCAGGAGGTTCTTCACCACCTCACCGCCATTTGTGTTGCCTGGAAACTAAAATGGCATTATTGGCATCATAGCATACCCTAGACCATAGTACACTGTTCGGTATTCCTTTGGtccacaggcttaccatcctcccgttgttatcatcatattttttttttctggacataattacaaaataaaggtCGAATGAAATCTCAAAAAGTTGTCAATAAATCGTGAATCCATAAGATTtggatttttttacaatttcttgACATCAAAGACAACTTTATGAGATTTCATTCGacctttattttgtaattatgTCCGGGAAAAAAATTCTAATGATAACAACGGGaggatggtaagcctgtggttgGCCGTTAAAAGGCAATAGGGACTGGGGAAAGCCATCCAAAAGAAGATGTCCTCCTTTGACGTCACAATCTCTCTTACTGACTAGAAGGAACCCCATTATGAAGAAAGAGTTAAAAAACTAGAATGGTGCTCCAATATAAATCAAAATTTAAGGACTCGACTATGtaagaaactttaaaaaatcGCCTTCCCAATAGCCACACATACCTTGTAATTCTATTGctagattataaaaaaaatcaggaaATTGCAACAAGAATCAGAgttcaaaaataacaacattaaAACGAAATCTGCACTTTTGCACTTAAGTGATATTTTCTTAGTAACGGTATAAAAGGATAGAAAAACATGCATCATTTGCCTTCTTCGGTCCTTTTTCTCAATTTGTGGTTAGCGGTATATGTACTTTGATATAAGATCTGATCATTTACGAGAAATAATCTGCTAGTACGCCTACACTTTTACGGGAGTTTTCTTAATTTACCCTATCCAgagttgtcatttttttaCCGATAcgcttatttcaaaaaagCACGGATATAACCATTCTTTGGTCTTGTCCATTTGAACTTTTTCGAGATCAAAAACAGTCTCATTCTGTTTAATCATGGTCCATTTCGACAATCTGCGAATAGCTAAACGAAACTTGTCGACGAAATGGACGATTACTTGGAGTCTCTTGACCTGGTTGAATATAGACAGTCTTTTCTGTAGCTATATGGTTAATTTGATGACGTGTTGTCACCGCTTGATATCTATATTAAGCATAATGGACTTATCGACCGCTTGAAGGGTTTGTTATAAAACCATTGACTCAAAGTGGACATGTTCTACTTTATCAACTTTTATTCAAGAAGACCATACTTTGGCACCCAAAAAGTTATGTGATCAAAATTAGTGCAAGTTGCCTATCATCATTAGCTAGCTAACGTTAGAGTTCAGGTGCTTCAGGCTTCACAGTAGTTGGAAAGTGAAAATGCTAGTCACGTGACGGGATTTGCGTGACAGAGTCTCTGCCGCTGATCTTCTTGGGTTGGTTCTGGGAAAAATACATCTGCAAAGAAAATCaggaaaaactgaaaaaaatgtttattagtGCTTTTAAGCACTTATAAGGTTACAAATTGCATGGACCACTCCCATCTAtcaagaattttaaaaaaatggctgttgaccacacccaagagttaaaattgattttgctgacaaTCACTCATCCCTGTTTGCTTTTATGGGAGTCCCCCCATCCTATGAAACCACTTTCTTAATAAACAGAAATTAGATTACTGTCGAAAAAACTAATGAAAAAAGTGTCCTCAATTTGATGCAGTCATTTTCATGTACACAGGAGATAACTAAGGAATTCTGAACATATAtccatttttttctagaaaaacatttttttacaatcaTTATTGTTTTAGTCTATTTTTCAATGCTATAAtgatactttttttattgaagaTTGGAAAATATGAGGCAGGCCTTTGAAACTTGTTAGTAGATCTCTGGCTAATAAATACATAGGCCTTTTAATATATAGCATCCTTTTACAGTAAATGAAAGTCTGTTGTTTATGCAAATGAAATGATTTTACCTGGTTTCCTTGAAGCAAACATCCTGCAGCAAGATTCCTGCCATTCAGCTGAGACTTCACTCTTTTGGGCAAGTGTGTATATCATATCCACTGAAAACAGCTTGCCACCCTGGCTGCCATTCTGTTTCTGCTGCCTACATCATTCTTGTTGTGGCTATGGGCaagtcactttattttctcatcagTGAGGCTAGGCATCtataattttaataataaagagtcataggggggggggggggggggtgaataggggtacgtaaatccgccgatccgctacatttttggggcaaatccgtggatccgcagatatttttagatccgcatggtttgacagataaacaatagcatcgaccggaattcatttaaaatccgaaattggaccgtcaaagcagtcgaaatccgaaatccgcgcCCAAATTGTAGgcagatccgtgatccgccgtatttccaaaatccgccaatccgctgaaataataatcaaaatccgtaatccgttagcatttcggggccgaatccgccgatccgccaacctattcacccccccccccccccccgtactTTGGAATACCCAGGGGGCTGTTGATTAAGAATCATCATTCACCATTTGATATCACTGATGGGGTTGTCAACACAAAtccctagaaaataaaattgcagCAAAAGACAATGCATTGCTTTATGCAGAAAGCATTTTAAgccaaaaaatgaaataacagTTTAGTGTTTCTTTTGCTTTCATATTATCTTTCTTTAAAGATTTGTGCCAAGTCATTATTATTGATTTCTTTATATCACAATATCAAGGGTCCAGCAGAGAGGACGAAGGAATTTCTATAGATAtatagtagattctaataagataatctccgataaaaTTGCAATATCAAGGGTTCAGCAAAAGGAAAGGGGGGtttctaaatagacatctagtagattctaataagataatctccgataatatcacaatatcgagggtccAGCAGAGAGGACGAAGGAATCTCTATATatatctagtagattctaataagataatctccgataatatcgcAATATCAAGGGGTAaagcagatggaaggagaggatctaaatagacatctagtagattctaataagataatctccgataatatcacaatatcgagggttTATCAGAAGGAAAGGGGGGTTTCTAagtagacatctagtagattctaataagataatctccaataatatcacaatatcgagggttCATCAGAAGGAAAGGGGGGTTCTAagtagacatctagtagattctaataagataatctccaataatatcacaatatcgagggttCATCAGAAGGAAAGGGGGGGTTCTAagtagacatctagtagattctaataagataatctccgataatatcacaatatcgagggttCATCAGAAGGAAAGGGGGGTTTCTAagtagacatctagtagattctaataagataatctccaataatatcacaatagAGGAAAGGGGTCTAACCACTATCTAATAGCATGTAGaggaaaacaatgataatagaggaaaacaattatattagaggaaaacaatgataatatcctaATCTCAATATCAGTGATAATGTTCGATATCGCGCCTTTACTAAGCATCTATCGGTCCAGAGATATGGCTAGGAACTCATACTAAATTTGTAGAGAGTAGTTTTCGAAGaataatttagaaaaatattacGATGACTCACCTTCAGTGCGATACTTCTTGTGCGGTGAAACCGTCGACCTGAGCCCAACTGAGATGGAGATGATTTTTGAAAAGTTTCGGATCGCAATCTCCACCAATCAAATGACAGCACAGTGAGCAACCGTGAGGAACCGTGAGCATAAAACCATTTTCGGATCGAAATGCACCAATCACTGATCAAATGGCGTTTTCTAAATCTTACGTCTGCGGAAACACAGGCGAAGGATCTAGTTCGACAGACAGTGTGAATAGTCCGACAGACTATAGTTCGTTACTGAACATTTGAAATCCAAACAGCCCAAAGGAAGCAAAACGCAGTATGAAAAGATTCCAACCACCCCGTAAAACGACAAAGACTGTAATTTGAATCGATTTATTAAGGGAAGAAAGGGTACTTTGGAAGAACAAGCGGAATTCGATGGTGATATTAGGAAGAGTATTTTCGAATCATTCGAAGATTGACGAGAATCGTGCGCCAGATGAACCGGCCACCTGTTAAGAATTTCGCGGCGTTCCAAGCGAACCTTCCGAGGACTTTGATTATACTGCCAGCGATCCCGAGGAAGGGGAGATTGAACCACTAGCAAAATCTTTTAGGAAGTTCCCTGTTCCGCAACTCTTTTGCGAGTGTGTGAGAGGTTTTTATGATTCTTCGCCCTCTTCGTTATTTGCTCTCGAATAATGGTCCTCTCTGTTACTTCAAGCTCTTTAATCTATATTTAGCTGTTTAGTAGTTAATTTACGGGGACATTTCGGAGCATTTGCCTTAGTGCGTGacaattaaagccgcattgtcaccattttacttccggtcgttTACGTTACAATCTCCTATgattttttaacggaaaacgcgaaaaaatattttaaaatattgaaagcagtgtgtatatttgcaagtttctttgaggatgtgattgataatttagagcggatggcatgttaaatatctcggattctaatagattcttttgtcttttaacggttgaggtttgcgtcggacctccggaattgaactggtgataatgcggctttaagagcgGAACATcagcatggtaaatttacggagAGCTTTAGAGAGCTAGTAAATTTACGGAGACTATCAGAGAGGATGGTCAATTTACGGggagcatcagagagcatggtaaatttacggagAGCTTCAGAGAGCAGGTGCGGCCAAATCGTGTATTCATTAAATTTATGTATAGCATAACCACATGTAATACAAACggacaaataaaataacacttgttttatttaaaagagTTCCGGTTTTGATAGTTGTCAGGATTTTTAACGATATTTACATTCCCAACCGCCCCAAATAGGCATTTTAATAAACATGGCTATAGACTGTGTGATTTTGGCCATTCATCAAGGAACCAGACTCTGGATAAGGTACGCAAAAATGGCTAAGACGAACTAATATTATAAAGGAGCCCTCGATTTAATGAGTAAAGGCCATTTTTAAGAATGTTCGCTAGAAACTATAGCTTAACAACCTTTCTGAAAGGTGTAACATAGtgcatttttaaatggtattctaaaaaaaatgcccgTTTTACTAACTAAAAATAATGAAGTGCCAGATTATTCCCGTTACTTAGCCATTTTCTAAAAAGTGCAAAAGTGCAGATTTTGATTTGTAGTTGTTAATGCTTTTTTATGCAAGTCAGAAGCAACGTTTATAGATTTTAGGGGTTTCTGTTCGCcagtcgcactataacactatGCGCAAAAAGAAATACGAAACAATACACGACCCTTTatagaatgtcgatcaaccactgcTTTATTAATGTTTATAATTGAGCTCCATTTacttatttgcaagaaaacttgaAAATATCCACCCACGATCAAAGGTGAATACCTCATTAACGACATTTTATTAAAAGTATatcagttacttgc from the Nematostella vectensis chromosome 4, jaNemVect1.1, whole genome shotgun sequence genome contains:
- the LOC5519694 gene encoding uncharacterized protein LOC5519694 — encoded protein: MDNKIKITLCTLNFLWLVYGSVTSSENCMDALGLQSYAIHDNHLTTSSSLEPNTTFGPSNARLHHAHAWCTSDADPFLKIDIGRVAIIQAISTSGDPGENGFVKSYRLAIGINEDNLLYLVKTGAVVYFPGNTNGGEVVKNLLEPPTAGQHMKIEPVTWYNMPCLRLELYGCEPDPFNALGLHDGRIPDSSITASTVCCNIPASRARLNRLDYMDDQFWGANILDTNQWLQIDLQRRQVLSAVATQGRINTIQFTTMYYLAHGMNSAVWSLYPSDSSPKPLGNAHWNIVANHILSPPVYARFLRFLPQTYRDHIVLRVELFTFGMASVGELTKFLPSSSFTASSAYNSLDVPRNGQLHSNYGSGGWCPSVPGATSWWGVDLGHVMVVMGIVIHRRDANKEFVKTLNLEYSTDGSQWKFLSEDGGSTPKVIEALQSTGEIEVTIMLSKVMKARHVKIHPKTGPLNQNWCMQAGIIGLQKAVHCQEGWRSFRNHCYLAFVDTARVTHDQATQACAELESQLVDIRDEIEREFLTGLMSANKGYYIGLRYFDGAWRYPSGEGASFFLWTSIYNSDTGTYPCVYLSASGFSNEECSRTRPGYICKKLTTGYHGTPMIYPKPKDVIAYENEDVKLSCQATGDTPFHIAWLRGDVILQNRSSDTDLVLSAVKANDSGIYTCCTTNSLGSDSKSLVLLVKQSLEACISHVNIDDDNRKTSIITVTPQYDTSLNEQNWYAFTGTTGRYRMPTSCVPLNRCNTENPGWLDGDYPTMAEGVVKRKVCFASSSGCCSNSVSVFIRRCYGYFVYKLKSLPADLKARYCANGYDVDDPVKVFSESNHLSSRALKGHVFYRTYNAEDSLECMRHCTHDQRCLSYNYNPVLRVCEMNNATSGEFPADLISRKDFDFYESVKLISSKDIPYF